One window of the Suricata suricatta isolate VVHF042 chromosome 7, meerkat_22Aug2017_6uvM2_HiC, whole genome shotgun sequence genome contains the following:
- the MTFR2 gene encoding mitochondrial fission regulator 2 isoform X2, with the protein MLCVWQMMKKLVFSDFGNFTYFLWRVGNSIWKNEGKEEIEYFSPLQPVSNPLPPALRQNKRTKSDGPVHEAAIKKIAALEDELTFLRTQIAAIVQMQELKTRAHAGFFDLNDEPSSLGQMPSPGTAGLSVRPDPFSSSVSFPPPAPPPPVPPQLSSPQRSCSCTQPGANNTCNSDNSASEMKRQHFGDSKTNDCHHLKNQENKDVPNMLDVLKDMNKVKLRAVERSPGGRPIHKRKRQDSPWDPVSLISHALKQKFAFRGDDSFEKENRSWESSPFSSPETSRVSYNNVKLNF; encoded by the exons ACTTCCTATGGCGAGTGGG AAATAGCATATGGAAAAATGAAGGCAAGGAGGAAATTGAATATTTCAGTCCTTTGCAACCAGTTTCAAATCCATTGCCTCCTGCCCTCAGACAGAATAAACGAACAAAAAGCGACGGGCCTGTACATGAagctgcaattaaaaaaatagctgctCTCGAAGATGAGCTGACTTTTCTTCGCACGCAGATCGCTGCGATTGTGCAAATGCAGGAACTGAAAACCCGGGCACACGCTG GCTTCTTTGACTTGAATGACGAACCTAGCAGTTTGGGACAAATGCCATCACCAGGAACTGCTGGACTGAGTGTCAGACCAGATCCATTTTCAAGTTCAGTgtctttccctcctcctgctcctcctcctcccgtgCCCCCTCAGCTTTCTTCTCCACAGCGTTCATGTTCATGCACACAGCCAGGAGCTAATAATACATGTAACTCAGATAACTCAGcaagtgaaatgaaaagacaGCACTTCGGTGATAGTAAGACTAATGACTGTCATCATttgaaaaaccaggaaaataaagATGTTCCGAACATGTTGGACGTTCTGAAGGATATGAATAAGGTTAAGCTCCGAGCTGTTGAGCG gtcacCTGGAGGTAGACCCATTCATAAGAGGAAAAGACAAGATTCGCCCTGGGATCCAGTGTCTTTAATATCCCATGCACTGAAGCAGAAATTTGCATTCCGAGGAGATGAttcctttgagaaagaaaataggtCTTGGGAATCTTCTCCATTTTCTAGTCCAGAAACTTCAAGAGTGAGCTATAATAAtgtaaagttaaatttttaa